The window GTGCCGGCCGGGGATTACCATACGGGCGCCAGGTCCGGAAAGGAGGGGCTGATGCAGGCGCGCGTGATGCTGGAGCGCGATCTGAGCGCCATCCGTCAGGATGTGCTGCGGCTGGGGGGGATGGTGGAGCAGGCCATCGATCGCTGCATCGAGGCCCTGAAGCGGCTGGACGTGGAGATGGCCCGGGAGATCATCGCCTTCGATGAGGAGATCAACCGGATGCGCTATCAGATCGAAGAGGCATGCCTGGAGACCATCGCCACCCAGCAGCCGATGGCCAGCGACCTGCGGGCCATCATCGCCGCCATGTTCTGCGCCACCAACCTGGAGCGCATGGGCGACCACGCCAAGAGCATCGCCAAGCTCACCATTGAGATGGCCGACGAACCCCTGCTCAAGCCGCTCATCGACATCCCCCGCATGGCCCAGATCGCCAAGGAGATGTTGCGGCAGGTCCTGGAAGCCTATGTGGAGCAGGATCCGGAGAAGGCCCGCGCGGCCGTGGCCCGGGACGACGAGGTGGACGCGCTGGACGAGCAGGTCTACCGGGAGCTGATCACGTATATGATGCAGGACCCGCGGACGATCTTCCGGGCCACCCGCCTGCTCTGGATCTCCCACAACCTGGAGCGCATCGCAGACCGGGTGACCAACATCGCGGAGCGGGTGATCTTCATGGTCACCGGGGAGCTGCAGGAGCTGAACTGAGCCCGGGCGAGGCGAGGGGGACAGACAGGCGTTCTCCCTTAAAGGCGAACGGGGAGCGTTTATCTTCCGAAGGCGTTCTCTCGGGAACTCATTACGCGCATGGCCTTCCACCGGCCTCAGGAGACCTGGAGAGCGGTTGCCGGAGAGCGCGAGCGGGGTGGGATCCGCCCCCGGCGTTTTCCCTTTTTGTTGTATCAGCGGCTGGCTCGCATGTATCGAGGCCCCGCGTGGTGGATCGCGCTCCTGGCCCTTGGGCTGTATTATCTCCCCCTGATCGCCGAGGTCAATTATCCCTGGCCTCCGGAACAGGACGCCCTGCTGCTGATCCTGGCGGGAGCCGCCCTGGGGGTCTGGCTGGTCCCGGAGATCGGCAGCCGGCTCTCCGGGGTGGAGCCCCGCCCGGAGGCCCTGATCTTCCGGGCCCCCTTCTTCGCGCTCCGGGTCTCCTACCGCCGGATCCGCGCCACCCGCCCCACCCGTTTCTCGGAGATCTTCCCACGCCTCCCCTTTCGCCACCGACGGTGGGTGGAGCCCTTTTACGATCACACGGTGCTGGTGATCGAGACCGCCGGCTACCCCATCCCCGCCCGTTGGATCCGCTGGCTGCTGGGCCCTTATCTCTGCCTGCCCGAGGGCACCGGCTTCGTCTGCCTGGTCTCCGATTGGATGGCCCTGAGCCGGATGATCGATCACTACCGGGAGCAGCATCGCTAAAATGGAGGGTGGAGGATCCACCTCTCTCTTCGAGGAGCGCAAAGGGATGTCGGTCGAAAAGGAAGAGCACGCCCTTCGCCGGGATGCCTTGCAGATCCTGCACGCGGCCCTGGGCGCGGTGGACCCGAGCGCTGCGGTCCGCCGGCACGTCCGCCGGGAGGGGAACCAGCTCCTCATCGAGGGGGAGCGCTTCGACCTGGAGCGCTACCGTCACGTGTTCGTGCTGGCCCTGGGCAAGGCCGCCTACCCGATGGCCTATGCCCTGCAGGTGCTGCTGGGCAGCCGCCTCGATCGGGGAGTCCTGGTGACCAAATACGGGCACCTGGCCGCCGCCCTCGACGAGCGCTGGACGGTGGTCGAAGCCGGGCATCCGGTCCCGGACGAGAACAGCGTGCGGGGCGCCCAGGCTCTGGCTGCCCTGGCAGAACAAGCCGGGCCGGAGGATCTGATCCTCTGTGCCCTCAGCGGGGGAGGCTCCGCCCTGGCCACGTGGCCGGTGGAGGGCCTCAGCCTGAGCGATCTCCAGGCGGTGACGGACCTGCTGTTGCGGGCGGGGGCCACCATCCACGAGCTGAACGCCGTGCGCAAGCATCTGGATCGGATCAAGGGGGGAGGGCTGGCCCGGTTCGCCTACCCGGCCACCGTGGTGACCCTGGTGCTCTCCGACGTCGTGGGCGATGATCTCTCGGTGATCGCCTCGGGTCCTATGGCCGCCGATCCGTCGACCTTCCAGGATGCCTGGCGGGTGCTGAACCGCTACGGCCTGCTCGAGCGCGTCCCCCTGCCGGTGCGCCTTCACCTGGAGGCCGGTCTCCACGGGCGGATCCCTGAAACCCCGAAGCCCGGCGATGAGATCTTCCAGCGGGTCTTCCATCACATCATCGCCAGCAACCGCCTGGCCGCCCGCGCCGCTCTGGAGGAAGCGGCCCGCCTGGGCTATCATCCGCTTCTGCTCTCCACGTTCGTGGAGGGGGAGGCCCGCGAGGTCGCCCGGGTGATCGCCGCCATCGCCAAGGAGATCGCCACCACGGACCAACCGATCCCCCGCCCGGCCTGTGTCGTCTGGGGCGGCGAGACCACGGTCACCGTGCGCG is drawn from Thermoflexus hugenholtzii and contains these coding sequences:
- the phoU gene encoding phosphate signaling complex protein PhoU gives rise to the protein MNTRKPRVLVLCTGNAARSQMAEGLIRAALGDRVEVFSAGTHPAGYVHPMAIRVMREIGIDISGQRSKSLSEFIGQPFDLVLTVCDDAAEECPVWPGQGERMHIGYPDPGRRAWDEEGMLEEFREVRDRMREELIPALRRWLERRETEQRMLDRVPAGDYHTGARSGKEGLMQARVMLERDLSAIRQDVLRLGGMVEQAIDRCIEALKRLDVEMAREIIAFDEEINRMRYQIEEACLETIATQQPMASDLRAIIAAMFCATNLERMGDHAKSIAKLTIEMADEPLLKPLIDIPRMAQIAKEMLRQVLEAYVEQDPEKARAAVARDDEVDALDEQVYRELITYMMQDPRTIFRATRLLWISHNLERIADRVTNIAERVIFMVTGELQELN
- a CDS encoding glycerate kinase: MSVEKEEHALRRDALQILHAALGAVDPSAAVRRHVRREGNQLLIEGERFDLERYRHVFVLALGKAAYPMAYALQVLLGSRLDRGVLVTKYGHLAAALDERWTVVEAGHPVPDENSVRGAQALAALAEQAGPEDLILCALSGGGSALATWPVEGLSLSDLQAVTDLLLRAGATIHELNAVRKHLDRIKGGGLARFAYPATVVTLVLSDVVGDDLSVIASGPMAADPSTFQDAWRVLNRYGLLERVPLPVRLHLEAGLHGRIPETPKPGDEIFQRVFHHIIASNRLAARAALEEAARLGYHPLLLSTFVEGEAREVARVIAAIAKEIATTDQPIPRPACVVWGGETTVTVRGSGRGGRNQELVLAAAIALQGWPDCVVASMGTDGIDGPTDAAGALADGESVHRAYLLGLDAMAHLHANDAYAFFEALGDLIRTGPTGTNVNDIGVLLVGPK